GTGTTTGTAGCGTTTGTGCTGCCGCTCGGTTTGATTCAGCACTGGAAGAAAACGGAGGCACTGTTCGATGCGATCGGATTATCTGCCTTTGCGATTCAAGGGGCTTTATATGCTACACAAATGAATCACCCCATGAGCGCGGTGATTGTGGCTGCTGTGCTTACCGGAAGCGGCGGGGGAATGGTCCGCGATTTATTGGCAGGGCGGAAACCGCTGGTGCTGCGTGATGAGATCTATGCGGTCTGGGCCATGATAGCAGGAGTCGCCATCGGCCTTGGTGTCGCCACCAAGACATGGGAACTGCTGGCTTTGTTTGTTGTGGTGATCGTATTCCGGATGCTGTCCGTGCTTTATAAATGGAGATTGCCCAGAAGGTCGCTGCACGAGGGTCATCCTGCGGCAGCCAATGGAAAGAAAGTCAGTTCGGGTTAATGGAAGGTAGGCAACAATACTCATTAAGTTAGATTTCTCGTAAAATGACGATTTATTATAGCGTGAAGGAGAGAGGACCATGGTATCCGTCTTGTTTGTATGTTTG
Above is a window of Paenibacillus sp. FSL K6-1330 DNA encoding:
- a CDS encoding trimeric intracellular cation channel family protein — encoded protein: MHLFDVFSIIGTIAFAMSGAFVAMEEEYDILGVVVLGLVTAFGGGIIRNVLIGVPVTTLWSQGDLIMLAMISVFVAFVLPLGLIQHWKKTEALFDAIGLSAFAIQGALYATQMNHPMSAVIVAAVLTGSGGGMVRDLLAGRKPLVLRDEIYAVWAMIAGVAIGLGVATKTWELLALFVVVIVFRMLSVLYKWRLPRRSLHEGHPAAANGKKVSSG